The following coding sequences are from one Mycoplasma mycoides subsp. capri window:
- a CDS encoding aromatic motif membrane protein: protein MKKLLIGFSSIFAFLTVSCSTSTPKANPTINKNENKLYKNKYVSELLNLYLSDSKLRDSYINDQENVSDSKFSELKYGLTFYPIFIHRSLDYHVGQHYRVIIQKSKNALEQTLKNDWYWVLDNITNFKYNFNPYGDLYNEFDKDEDLFNQVEKDLGSLISSVKNKNVQKIIKINLDKVVNEKIKDDYLKKEALYLIFDNNKAIKIWKYENQNKTEFLMTTDLFIFKDTNNLENQIQHLENTIFEKRKVEYNNNLENINKNIEATKKRKEKTQQEIQELKEKIKKLEENTNSSHTAPLALALNTRTLSAPKEDKKKEPTLEELKKDLERKEKQLQQSDENVKKYEKDIEDLPQKSNDKKFLEFHATDQYNERLKESLNDINKDGWKIVRFSMRGIYEQE, encoded by the coding sequence ATGAAAAAGTTATTAATTGGTTTTTCAAGTATATTTGCTTTTTTAACAGTTTCTTGTTCTACTAGTACACCTAAAGCTAATCCAACTATAAATAAAAATGAAAATAAATTATATAAAAATAAATATGTAAGTGAGTTATTGAATTTATATTTAAGTGATTCTAAATTAAGAGATTCTTATATTAATGATCAAGAAAATGTTTCTGATTCTAAATTTAGTGAACTAAAATATGGACTAACTTTTTATCCAATTTTTATTCATAGAAGTTTAGATTATCATGTTGGTCAACATTATAGAGTAATTATTCAAAAATCAAAAAATGCTTTAGAACAAACTTTAAAAAATGACTGATATTGAGTTTTAGATAACATCACTAATTTTAAATACAACTTTAATCCTTATGGTGATCTTTATAATGAATTTGATAAAGATGAAGATTTATTTAATCAAGTAGAAAAAGATCTAGGATCATTAATTTCTAGTGTTAAGAATAAAAATGTTCAAAAGATTATAAAAATAAATTTAGATAAAGTTGTTAATGAAAAAATAAAAGATGACTATTTAAAAAAAGAAGCATTATATTTAATATTTGATAACAATAAAGCTATTAAAATATGAAAATATGAAAACCAAAACAAGACTGAGTTTTTAATGACAACAGATCTGTTTATTTTTAAAGATACTAATAATTTAGAAAATCAAATCCAACATTTAGAAAACACCATTTTTGAAAAAAGAAAAGTTGAATATAATAACAATCTAGAAAATATAAATAAAAATATAGAGGCTACAAAAAAACGTAAAGAAAAAACACAACAAGAAATTCAAGAATTAAAAGAAAAAATTAAAAAATTAGAAGAAAATACAAATTCATCACATACTGCACCACTTGCATTAGCATTAAATACTAGAACACTATCAGCACCAAAAGAAGATAAGAAAAAAGAACCTACACTTGAAGAACTAAAAAAAGATCTTGAAAGAAAAGAAAAACAATTACAACAATCTGATGAAAATGTTAAGAAGTATGAAAAAGATATAGAAGATCTGCCACAAAAAAGTAATGATAAAAAGTTCTTAGAATTTCATGCAACAGACCAATATAATGAACGTTTAAAAGAGTCGTTAAATGACATCAATAAGGATGGTTGAAAGATAGTTAGATTTAGTATGAGAGGTATTTATGAACAAGAATAA
- a CDS encoding ABC transporter permease: MKLNAFKYSQFAFYTILKKKSSIILPIFTLVSSLIIGLILKFVVNNKYVELLSFLYVFILITLTVVFSCIKALNIFKDLEQEGLEIISLSKPLTRKSLIIGKLLCLTFFGLIWSLTLLISGFLSLYATYSFLYLFLTSLLLGFVGLITYLLFSLFTVLLSYKLAQKISMIIPFVLFVPLSLIGMILSINVKSNVDQASFYINKEYKNHHSGNEVNVEPYYLNNHKDELFLIPNGVNNKEFSVEQVKYLEDVVNYSNSSSNIWQIYSWLSIPYQLVDVFNFKNKNLFASLSDKSNSNLDKYVYYNNLDDISYKYKLDKKPNIKKYKTSANNTYKYIVPGILKSHSIHSQKNDNTSGHEEIVDFDIIYAAEGADNKDKEFLEDKNQLHTDNKTNLVGRLRWIYVYEALSDPVFNQIAKEFVTSFNKQYFTKDFNKEFDKLVKQNNTKEIDNKLKELNKKLMTYLSEYLNNKESKIYSYNNNNITIFDQYSIKRHNKLQSQNERILYFAISFLNYIYFNYPDSLIYQAMLKNPDNDSYGDYQVKLDINSYKYNIGGYSSYQTQYEKKDKETNTVLRFSLTKSNNNYLFESTNELFSISRSKRVVNKNVLFLLWVIVIGVELLAVFELYRKKDYK, from the coding sequence ATGAAACTGAATGCTTTTAAATACTCACAATTTGCTTTTTACACTATTTTAAAGAAAAAAAGTTCAATAATTTTACCCATTTTTACTTTAGTTAGTTCATTAATTATTGGGCTTATTTTAAAGTTTGTAGTTAATAATAAATACGTAGAGTTATTAAGTTTTTTATATGTTTTTATTTTAATTACTTTAACTGTTGTTTTTAGCTGTATTAAAGCTTTAAATATTTTTAAAGACCTTGAACAAGAAGGATTAGAAATAATTAGTTTATCAAAACCATTAACTAGAAAATCTTTAATTATTGGTAAATTATTATGCTTGACCTTTTTTGGATTAATTTGATCTTTAACTTTATTAATTAGTGGTTTTTTATCTTTATATGCAACTTATTCATTTTTATATTTATTTTTAACTAGTTTATTATTAGGATTTGTTGGGTTAATTACTTATTTATTATTTAGTTTATTTACAGTGTTATTAAGTTATAAATTAGCTCAAAAGATTTCTATGATTATTCCATTTGTTTTATTTGTACCTTTAAGCTTAATTGGAATGATTTTATCTATTAATGTTAAATCTAATGTTGATCAAGCTAGCTTTTATATTAATAAAGAATATAAAAATCATCATTCAGGAAATGAAGTAAATGTTGAACCTTATTATTTAAACAATCATAAAGATGAATTATTTTTAATACCAAATGGAGTTAATAATAAAGAGTTTAGTGTAGAACAAGTTAAATATTTAGAAGATGTAGTTAATTATTCAAATAGTTCTTCAAATATTTGACAAATTTATTCTTGATTATCAATTCCATATCAATTAGTTGATGTATTTAATTTTAAAAATAAAAATTTATTTGCTTCATTATCAGACAAAAGTAATTCTAATTTAGATAAATATGTTTATTATAATAATTTAGATGATATTTCTTATAAATATAAATTAGATAAAAAACCTAATATTAAAAAATACAAAACAAGTGCAAATAATACTTATAAATATATAGTTCCAGGTATTTTAAAATCTCATTCTATTCATAGTCAAAAAAATGATAATACTTCAGGTCATGAAGAAATAGTTGATTTTGATATTATTTATGCAGCTGAAGGCGCTGATAATAAAGATAAAGAATTTTTAGAAGATAAAAACCAATTACATACTGATAATAAAACTAATTTAGTTGGAAGATTAAGATGAATTTATGTTTATGAAGCTTTAAGTGATCCTGTATTTAATCAAATAGCAAAAGAATTTGTTACTAGTTTTAATAAACAATATTTTACAAAAGATTTTAATAAAGAATTTGATAAGTTAGTTAAACAAAATAATACTAAAGAAATTGATAATAAGTTAAAAGAACTTAATAAAAAGTTAATGACTTATTTATCTGAATATTTAAATAATAAAGAATCTAAAATTTATAGTTATAACAATAATAACATTACTATTTTTGATCAATATTCTATTAAAAGACATAATAAATTACAATCTCAAAATGAAAGAATTTTATATTTTGCAATTTCATTTTTAAATTATATTTATTTTAATTATCCTGATAGTTTAATTTATCAAGCTATGTTAAAAAATCCTGATAATGATAGTTATGGAGATTATCAAGTTAAATTAGATATTAATAGTTATAAATATAATATTGGTGGATATAGTAGTTATCAAACTCAATATGAAAAAAAAGATAAAGAAACTAATACAGTTTTAAGATTTAGTTTAACTAAAAGTAATAATAACTATTTATTTGAATCAACAAATGAATTATTTAGTATTAGTAGATCAAAAAGAGTAGTTAATAAAAATGTGTTATTTCTTTTATGAGTTATAGTTATTGGAGTTGAATTATTAGCTGTATTTGAGTTATATAGAAAAAAAGATTATAAGTAG
- a CDS encoding YfcC family protein has translation MHIKVENTEMNNFNSNIKKKKRLKMLSSFSILLLIMLVLMLVSWILYWSKTKTDLVKTISFNDWKYDPILSPIYNAWTSKYPNITAGNSQTWIDFMNSNSFLGWVYNSHGWIKDSYTIQHSGDAIFNGLVPIQPIGIIDVIYAPIKGFVLKSNIIIFTISIGAFLYILVSTKALEGLSQAIIAKLKGKEAFAIIPLMLFFSIFGTVEGFAEETLGFYMIFIPIMLMAGFDVFTGVLILMVGAGTGVIGSTVNPFTIPIAVSAINSGIDASTAKLTIGDGLVWRIICWLILTSFSTTFTLLYALKVKKNPSKSVTFSTLEGDKEFFLAHVSKTIKLDWKKKVSLVVFAISFLVMIFYLVGWDSIFNNTKMADQAIWIKKNIPYLTALIPGWGNGDLDNVAAFFLLASITLAIINSIGEATFIKKWFEGASDILSVAFIIATAAGVGYILVQTNLQSLFVKGILNSIGGINNQTAKVIVLFIVFIPLGFLIPSSSGFATTIFPLLAKSLVDSKTNQLQAYASSGSIMAFTFAIGLVNLITPTSGVVMGACSLSRMSYAKYLKAMLPIISYLFILCFILLLTGGALPDSIS, from the coding sequence ATGCATATTAAAGTTGAGAATACAGAAATGAATAATTTTAATAGCAATATTAAAAAGAAAAAGCGTTTAAAAATGCTTTCTTCTTTTAGTATTCTTCTTTTAATTATGCTTGTTTTAATGTTAGTTTCTTGAATATTATATTGATCAAAAACTAAAACTGATTTAGTTAAAACAATTAGTTTTAATGATTGAAAATATGATCCTATTTTAAGCCCTATTTATAATGCTTGAACTAGTAAATATCCAAATATTACTGCTGGAAATTCACAAACTTGAATTGATTTTATGAATTCCAATTCTTTTTTAGGCTGAGTTTATAATTCTCATGGTTGAATAAAAGATAGTTATACAATTCAACATAGTGGAGATGCTATTTTTAATGGATTAGTACCAATTCAACCAATTGGTATAATTGATGTAATTTATGCTCCAATTAAAGGATTTGTTTTAAAATCTAATATTATTATTTTTACAATTTCAATTGGTGCTTTTTTATATATTTTAGTATCAACAAAAGCACTAGAAGGATTATCACAAGCTATTATTGCTAAACTAAAAGGAAAAGAAGCATTTGCAATTATTCCTTTAATGTTGTTTTTTTCAATATTTGGAACTGTTGAAGGATTTGCTGAAGAAACATTAGGATTTTATATGATATTTATTCCTATTATGTTAATGGCAGGCTTTGATGTTTTTACAGGTGTTTTAATTTTAATGGTTGGTGCTGGAACTGGAGTAATTGGATCAACAGTTAATCCATTTACAATACCAATTGCTGTTTCTGCAATTAATAGTGGAATTGATGCTTCAACTGCTAAATTAACAATTGGTGATGGTTTAGTTTGAAGAATAATTTGTTGATTAATTTTAACTAGTTTTTCTACTACTTTTACACTTTTATATGCTTTAAAAGTTAAAAAAAATCCTTCTAAATCTGTGACTTTTTCAACACTAGAAGGAGATAAAGAATTCTTTTTAGCTCATGTAAGTAAGACTATAAAACTAGATTGAAAAAAGAAAGTATCTTTAGTTGTTTTTGCAATTAGTTTTTTAGTAATGATTTTTTATTTAGTTGGATGAGATTCAATTTTTAATAATACTAAAATGGCAGATCAAGCTATTTGAATTAAAAAAAATATTCCTTATTTAACTGCTCTAATTCCCGGATGAGGAAATGGAGATTTAGATAATGTTGCTGCATTTTTCTTATTAGCTTCAATTACATTAGCTATTATCAATTCAATTGGTGAAGCTACATTTATTAAAAAATGATTTGAAGGGGCTTCAGACATTTTATCAGTGGCATTTATAATAGCAACAGCTGCTGGAGTTGGATATATTTTAGTTCAAACTAATTTACAATCTCTATTTGTTAAAGGGATTTTAAATTCAATTGGTGGGATTAACAATCAAACAGCTAAAGTTATTGTTTTATTTATAGTATTTATTCCACTAGGATTTTTAATTCCATCTTCATCTGGATTTGCAACAACTATTTTTCCACTTCTTGCTAAATCTTTAGTTGATAGTAAAACTAATCAATTACAAGCTTATGCTTCATCTGGATCAATTATGGCCTTTACTTTTGCAATAGGTTTAGTTAATCTAATTACTCCAACTTCAGGAGTTGTAATGGGAGCTTGTTCATTATCTAGAATGAGTTATGCTAAATACTTAAAAGCAATGTTACCAATAATTTCATATTTATTTATTTTATGTTTTATCCTTTTATTAACTGGTGGAGCATTACCAGATTCAATATCTTAA
- a CDS encoding YgjP family zinc-dependent metalloprotease, with amino-acid sequence MYAFLNLMSKEKHQLSYQGNKITYYVHYKNQKNTILRLIDNQIIISAPINTPIYLIEQFIYKHISRIIKIQNNYEFLRVYDFYTNKPWIKIFEQPVDIELVDQNIHPKKNNNKILIKNYYDNQIQLEKIYNFLAKEYKNWFISRTLIWSQKMNLSFENVSVKVMKAKWGLCYSKKKHIIYNTKLLHFNIEIIDYVIVHELTHILYPNHSKDFWRHIASYLPNYQELQQILNSKGI; translated from the coding sequence ATGTATGCTTTTTTAAATTTAATGTCTAAAGAAAAACACCAATTAAGTTATCAAGGAAATAAAATAACTTATTATGTTCATTATAAAAATCAAAAAAACACAATTTTAAGATTAATTGATAATCAAATAATCATTAGTGCTCCAATTAATACACCAATTTATTTAATTGAACAATTCATTTATAAGCACATATCAAGAATAATAAAAATTCAGAATAATTATGAGTTTTTAAGAGTTTATGATTTTTATACTAATAAACCTTGAATAAAAATTTTTGAACAACCTGTTGATATAGAACTAGTTGATCAAAACATTCACCCTAAAAAAAATAATAATAAAATACTAATTAAAAACTATTATGATAATCAAATTCAATTAGAAAAAATTTATAACTTTTTAGCTAAAGAGTATAAAAACTGATTCATTAGTAGAACTTTAATTTGAAGTCAAAAAATGAATTTAAGTTTTGAAAATGTTAGTGTAAAAGTGATGAAAGCAAAATGGGGGTTGTGTTATTCTAAAAAAAAGCATATTATTTATAATACAAAACTATTACATTTTAATATTGAAATTATTGATTATGTAATTGTTCACGAACTTACTCATATTTTATATCCTAATCATTCAAAAGATTTTTGAAGACATATAGCTAGTTATTTACCTAACTATCAAGAACTACAACAAATATTAAATTCTAAAGGAATTTAA
- the ychF gene encoding redox-regulated ATPase YchF, whose amino-acid sequence MGLQVGIVGLPNVGKSTLFNAITNSKVEAANYPFATIEPNVGIVEVPDYRLDELFKIFNSKKRVATTIEFVDIAGLIAGASQGEGLGNAFLANIRQTDAICQVVRCFDDKEIMHVENSIDPIRDIEIINLELMLADQTTVKKRLDKILPKFKSGDKVAKVEYDLLNYLLDTLNKGILLNSLTLDEEQTDLLKSYQLLTSKPIIYVCNVSDTELLEDNDYVKKVRQFAEKSNSQVVKICAKIEEDLSEASKEEKIEFLKELGIKESGLDQLIRAAYDTLGLQTFFTAGPQEVRSWQFKKGWTAPKCAGVIHTDFLKGFIKADIYSINDLLVLGSEKAIKEAGKMRLEGKTYIMQDGDVCFFKFNV is encoded by the coding sequence ATGGGATTACAAGTAGGAATTGTTGGTCTACCAAATGTTGGAAAATCTACACTATTTAATGCAATTACTAATTCAAAAGTTGAAGCTGCAAATTATCCTTTTGCAACTATAGAACCAAATGTAGGGATTGTTGAAGTTCCAGATTATAGATTAGATGAATTATTTAAAATCTTTAATTCTAAAAAAAGAGTAGCTACAACTATTGAATTTGTTGATATTGCAGGACTTATTGCTGGAGCTAGTCAAGGAGAAGGTTTAGGTAATGCTTTTTTAGCAAACATTAGACAAACTGATGCTATTTGTCAAGTTGTTAGATGTTTTGATGATAAAGAAATTATGCACGTAGAAAATAGTATTGACCCAATCAGAGATATTGAAATTATTAATTTAGAATTAATGCTAGCAGATCAAACAACAGTTAAAAAACGTCTTGATAAAATATTACCTAAATTTAAATCAGGTGATAAAGTAGCTAAAGTTGAATATGATCTTTTAAACTATTTATTAGATACTTTAAATAAAGGAATTTTATTAAACAGTTTAACTTTAGATGAAGAACAAACTGATCTTTTAAAAAGTTATCAATTACTAACTAGTAAACCAATTATTTATGTATGTAATGTTAGTGATACTGAATTATTAGAAGATAATGATTATGTTAAAAAAGTTAGACAATTTGCAGAAAAATCAAATTCTCAAGTAGTTAAAATTTGTGCAAAAATAGAAGAAGATTTATCTGAAGCTTCAAAAGAAGAAAAAATTGAATTTTTAAAAGAATTAGGAATTAAAGAATCTGGTTTAGATCAATTAATTAGAGCAGCTTATGATACTTTAGGATTACAAACATTTTTTACAGCAGGACCTCAAGAAGTAAGAAGTTGGCAATTTAAAAAAGGTTGAACTGCTCCTAAATGTGCTGGAGTAATTCATACTGATTTTTTAAAAGGATTTATTAAAGCTGATATTTATTCGATTAATGATTTATTAGTATTAGGTAGTGAAAAAGCAATTAAAGAAGCTGGTAAAATGCGTTTAGAAGGAAAGACATACATAATGCAAGATGGAGATGTATGCTTTTTTAAATTTAATGTCTAA
- a CDS encoding DUF951 domain-containing protein encodes MNYEELEIGDIIELKKPHPSKTIRWELIRIGAKYKFRSCDQFDLFIELNRQTLKMQLKKIIKKTIK; translated from the coding sequence ATGAACTATGAAGAGCTTGAAATTGGAGATATTATTGAATTAAAAAAACCTCATCCAAGTAAAACAATAAGATGAGAATTAATCAGAATTGGAGCTAAATATAAATTTAGAAGTTGTGATCAATTTGATTTGTTTATTGAATTAAACAGACAAACTTTAAAAATGCAATTAAAAAAAATCATTAAAAAAACTATTAAATAA
- the rsmG gene encoding 16S rRNA (guanine(527)-N(7))-methyltransferase RsmG, with product MFSNWDIFLNYKNFTINQEIKNKLNLYYQILIQENQKYNLTRITQLNEVFEKHFLDSLLFVEQFQITDQEIADIGTGAGFPGVVLKIFFPNIKLTLIESNNKKANFLKYLVQKLELNDVEILNKRAEELNEYKEQFDIVISRAVAYLDIILELGVQLVKVDGMFILLKGPKAYQEIKDLKNKDQKMNLKLVNIQELEDTGFGTRVNLFYKKINHTNNLYPRKYQQILKESK from the coding sequence ATGTTTAGTAATTGAGATATATTTTTAAATTATAAAAACTTTACTATAAATCAAGAAATTAAAAATAAGCTTAATCTTTATTATCAAATTTTAATACAAGAAAATCAAAAGTATAACTTAACAAGAATTACACAACTAAATGAAGTTTTTGAAAAACACTTTTTAGATTCTTTATTGTTTGTTGAACAATTTCAAATAACAGATCAAGAAATAGCTGATATTGGAACTGGTGCTGGTTTTCCTGGAGTTGTTTTAAAAATCTTTTTTCCAAATATTAAATTAACTTTAATTGAATCCAATAATAAAAAAGCTAATTTTTTAAAATATTTAGTTCAAAAATTAGAATTAAATGATGTTGAAATTTTAAATAAAAGAGCTGAAGAACTAAATGAGTATAAAGAACAATTTGATATAGTAATTTCACGAGCTGTTGCTTATTTAGATATTATTTTAGAATTGGGTGTGCAATTAGTTAAAGTTGATGGAATGTTTATTTTATTAAAAGGACCTAAAGCTTATCAAGAAATTAAAGATTTAAAAAATAAAGATCAAAAAATGAACTTAAAATTAGTCAATATTCAAGAATTAGAAGATACAGGGTTTGGAACTAGAGTTAATTTGTTTTATAAAAAGATAAATCACACCAATAATTTATATCCAAGAAAATATCAACAAATTTTAAAAGAGAGTAAATAA
- the pgsA gene encoding CDP-diacylglycerol--glycerol-3-phosphate 3-phosphatidyltransferase, which yields MKQKTINLPNILTTIRIVLVPIIIVLLLVDHYVNALVFTNFSKFAWFISGAIFIIASLTDFLDGWIARKYNLVTNFGKFFDPIADKLLVNATLILFSSLGVLPIWMTVVLILRDTFIDFIRMILSSKGITLAAGMGGKLKTTFQMIGLSLLFFVNLKIFGWSEWDWQNQLVLIPMYIATFFSIYSGVIYFLKARSNLF from the coding sequence ATGAAACAAAAAACAATTAATCTTCCAAACATTTTAACAACTATTAGAATAGTTTTAGTACCAATTATTATTGTTTTATTACTAGTTGATCATTATGTGAATGCCTTAGTATTTACTAATTTTAGTAAATTTGCTTGATTTATTTCAGGAGCTATTTTTATTATTGCTTCTTTAACTGATTTTTTAGATGGATGAATTGCTAGAAAATATAATTTAGTAACTAATTTTGGTAAATTTTTTGATCCAATTGCAGATAAATTATTAGTAAATGCTACTTTAATATTATTCTCTAGTTTAGGTGTTTTACCAATTTGAATGACAGTGGTTTTAATTTTAAGGGATACTTTTATTGATTTTATTAGAATGATCTTAAGTTCAAAAGGAATTACTTTAGCTGCTGGAATGGGCGGGAAATTAAAAACTACTTTTCAAATGATTGGATTATCATTATTATTTTTTGTTAATTTAAAAATATTTGGTTGAAGTGAATGAGATTGACAAAATCAATTAGTTTTGATTCCGATGTATATTGCAACATTTTTTAGTATTTATAGTGGAGTTATTTACTTTTTAAAAGCAAGATCTAATTTATTTTAA
- a CDS encoding APC family permease, whose amino-acid sequence MKNKGKLLEFLTLFAMTIGSVVGAGVYFKNKEILFDTRNPIIAIILWIIVGSVCVSMVYLFLEIASSTKNGGSGTIGVWTKLFINRKVGSFFAILNAFFYLPVMQSMFISFFITFILMMFSTVQLKGIHFLLIFLTTGIAIIIINALINVFDLSISRKYQAFGTIFKFIPLAIALIAGVVLFDQNGAFLSGGINITNPTGGTSKVEWSTNNFNPLLFFRGFGGILFAFDGFIFICNSQRKAKYKDVVPKALIFGMIFVSVFYTLIAVSLLMGSPDGSIGALLEKLFNGGKVLSSSDSSTLSRVANILTSVIIIIICSIGANNLSYVSFVVIESDVIDKLYLTSQKNISAKRIAIIQVSVATAIYSTFILVGTLATVGLTNTATVEQAVSSTNGLIYPIQIIATSNACLSFIMIITLIIGALFNRKTNKVEVEKKKGFVVLGSIAACCLVLFVTMSLFTILVPLDVINKNNNNSNWFTSNYYQGPLFILLTLLELGSVFIFWCIQEKRRKKYDLENPEIQIIAKPTV is encoded by the coding sequence ATGAAAAATAAAGGAAAATTACTAGAATTTTTAACTTTATTTGCAATGACGATTGGTTCTGTTGTTGGAGCTGGAGTATATTTTAAAAATAAAGAAATTTTATTTGATACAAGAAATCCTATAATAGCAATAATTCTATGAATCATAGTTGGTTCAGTTTGTGTTTCAATGGTTTATTTATTTTTAGAAATAGCTTCATCAACAAAAAATGGTGGAAGTGGAACTATTGGAGTTTGAACTAAACTATTTATTAATAGAAAAGTTGGATCGTTTTTTGCAATCTTAAATGCCTTTTTTTATTTACCAGTAATGCAATCAATGTTTATTTCATTTTTTATAACATTTATTTTGATGATGTTTAGTACTGTGCAACTAAAAGGGATACATTTCTTATTAATATTTTTAACAACAGGAATTGCAATAATAATAATTAATGCTTTAATTAATGTTTTTGATCTTTCAATATCTAGAAAGTATCAAGCATTCGGAACAATTTTTAAATTTATACCTTTAGCAATTGCACTTATTGCAGGTGTAGTTTTATTTGATCAAAATGGTGCTTTTTTAAGTGGTGGAATTAATATAACTAATCCAACCGGTGGCACTTCTAAAGTTGAATGATCAACAAACAATTTTAATCCACTATTATTTTTTAGAGGTTTTGGTGGAATTCTATTTGCTTTTGATGGGTTTATTTTTATTTGTAATTCACAAAGAAAAGCAAAATATAAAGACGTTGTTCCAAAAGCTTTAATTTTTGGAATGATCTTTGTTTCAGTATTTTATACTTTAATAGCCGTTTCATTACTAATGGGTTCTCCAGATGGATCAATTGGTGCTTTATTAGAAAAATTATTTAATGGTGGTAAAGTTTTAAGCTCTAGTGATAGTAGCACATTATCAAGAGTAGCTAATATTTTAACTTCAGTGATTATTATAATAATATGTTCAATCGGAGCTAATAATTTATCTTATGTTTCATTTGTAGTTATTGAATCAGATGTTATTGATAAATTATATTTAACTTCACAAAAAAATATTTCAGCAAAAAGAATTGCAATAATTCAAGTTAGTGTTGCTACAGCTATTTATTCGACATTTATTTTAGTTGGAACTTTAGCAACAGTTGGACTAACAAATACAGCAACAGTTGAACAAGCAGTTAGTTCAACAAATGGATTAATTTATCCAATTCAAATAATTGCCACTTCTAATGCGTGTTTATCATTTATAATGATAATTACTTTAATAATTGGAGCTTTATTTAATAGAAAAACTAATAAAGTAGAAGTAGAAAAGAAAAAAGGATTTGTAGTTTTAGGATCAATTGCAGCTTGTTGTTTAGTTTTATTTGTAACAATGAGTTTATTTACTATACTTGTTCCACTAGATGTGATTAATAAAAATAATAATAATTCAAATTGGTTTACAAGTAATTACTACCAAGGTCCGTTATTTATTTTATTAACTTTATTAGAACTTGGTTCTGTCTTTATATTTTGATGTATTCAAGAAAAAAGAAGAAAAAAATATGATTTAGAAAATCCTGAAATTCAAATCATAGCAAAACCTACAGTTTAG
- a CDS encoding ECF transporter S component: MITYKEKKDNNLELQKDKKIKRVQSLRQYFLLSTNKIALLATLLALQILLTLFSKYVMGALVIFLSAPYLKLEINYWVSTVVLTATNLFWSLIFTVASVWMRLLLGSEPIGLLSLMLVDSSAIIGFATVFYIVKKMFIESNKSEAFAKFEILFVVFASVIATLFGGLVAYISNATFIFDLYKVPKPFGPILAVTFMFTIIKLVVNHAIFCIIYKRVKVLIKKIIRS; this comes from the coding sequence ATGATCACATACAAAGAGAAAAAAGATAATAATTTAGAACTTCAAAAAGATAAAAAAATCAAAAGAGTTCAATCACTAAGACAATATTTTTTATTATCTACTAATAAAATTGCACTATTAGCAACTCTACTTGCTTTACAAATCTTACTTACTTTATTTTCTAAATATGTAATGGGAGCATTAGTTATATTTCTAAGTGCACCTTATTTAAAATTAGAAATTAACTATTGAGTTTCAACTGTAGTATTAACTGCAACTAATCTATTTTGAAGCTTAATTTTTACAGTTGCTTCAGTTTGAATGAGACTATTATTAGGTAGTGAGCCTATTGGTTTATTATCATTAATGCTAGTTGATAGTTCAGCAATTATTGGTTTTGCAACAGTGTTTTATATTGTTAAAAAAATGTTTATCGAATCAAATAAAAGTGAAGCTTTTGCAAAATTTGAAATTTTATTTGTTGTATTTGCTTCAGTAATAGCTACTTTATTTGGTGGTCTAGTAGCTTATATTTCAAATGCTACATTTATATTTGATTTATATAAAGTACCAAAACCATTTGGTCCAATACTAGCTGTAACGTTTATGTTTACAATTATTAAATTAGTAGTTAATCATGCAATTTTTTGTATAATTTATAAAAGAGTAAAAGTATTGATTAAAAAAATAATTAGATCATAA